The Candidatus Nitronereus thalassa genome includes the window AGTAATCCATGATCCCCATGTTTCCTTGCCGGAAGGCCTCGGCCATGGCTTTGGGCACTTCGGCTTCGGCTTCCACCACGCGGGCTCGCATTTCTTGTTCCAAGGCCACCGCCATGGCCCGCCGTTCCTCGGCTTTGGCTTGAGCAATTTGTTTATCCGCATTGGCTTGATCAATCTGCAGTTTCGCCCCAATGTTTTGCCCCACATCCACGTCGGCAATATCAATGGATAAAATTTCAAACGCCGTCCCGGCATCCAACCCTTTACTCAAAATATGTTTGGAAATGTTATCAGGGTTTTCCAGCACCGCTTTGTGCGTGGGAGACGACCCAATGGTGCTCACCATCCCCTCGCCAACGCGCGCGATGACGGTTTCTTCGCCCGCTCCACCGACCAACCGATCGATATTCGCTCGAACGGTCACACGGGACACGGCAATAAGCTGTATCCCGTCCATGGCCACCGCCGTAATGCGCGGGGTTTCTATGACTTTGGGCAACACTGACATTTGCACAGCCTCCAGCACATCTCGCCCCGCAAGGTCGATCGCTGCGGCTCGCTTAAACGGCATCGGGATATTGGCCTTGTCCGCAGAGATCATGGCATTGACCACCCGCTCTACGTCCCCTCCGGCCAAAAAATGGGCTTCTAAATCGTTAATGGATATATCGAGCCCGGCTTTTGCGGAACTGATTCGAGCATTGACTATCGTTCCCGGCGGCACTCGGCGAAGTCTCATGCCGATCAATGTCATCAATCCCACATAGGCATTGGATGCCCAAGCCGCGATCCAGAGCGGAATAGGAATCAGAAATAATAAAAACCCCAAACCCGCCAATACGACGAGAAGTAACCCGAGTGATCCAAAGACTTGCGTTTCGGCTCCCATTACGTTTCACCTCTTTCCGGTGGTTCCGCACATGACCGGACCACGATTCTATTTCCATCCACATGCACCACTTCAACCCACTTCCCCGCTTGAATGAACTCGCCTTCCGAGACAACATCCACTCGCTGCCCATTGAAATGGGCAATGCCTGAGGGATGGAGATCAGATACCGTCGTGCCCTGTTTCCCAATCCATTGCCGATCGGTATCCGGTGTCGACTCATAGCCCTCTTTTGCTCCAAGTTCCTTATTAAGTACCAGTCGCTTGCCAAACGGCAATCGCGGGAATACTCGCAAGACTACTAAACTCAGGGCAATGGCAACGAGCAAAGAGATGGAAACCTGACCTATCGCGTCCAACACCACCTCCCATGTCGCACCTGCACCAACAAGGCTTAATCCCAAACCGCCCACAAGTGCGGCAATCCCCAGAATCCCAAAAATCCCAAACCCGGGGATGAGGAACACTTCGATGCCAACTAAAATCACGCCAAGCCCAACCAGCAAGAATTCTTCCAACCCTGCCAATCGGACCAGCCCATGCCCCCAGAAAAACAAAGCGAGGCTCGTGATTCCTAACACACCAGGAATTCCAAACCCCGGCATGCGGATCTCCGCGATGATGCCCAAAATGCCCAGCGTCATGAGTAAAGAGCTGACCGCTGGGTTGGTAAGAAATCGAACCAGCGTTTCAGCCCAGGTCTCCGACGCATAGCGAATCGTGGCATTCGCAAGGTTTCTCGACTCTAACACAAGTTCGAGAGTATTGGCTTGAAAATCTGCGACCTTCAGCTTCAGCGCTTCCTCGGTCGTGAGGGTGAGTAATTTTCCCTTGTCGATGACATCCTTAATTTCCACGTCCGCATCGACCATGGCTTCGGCGATGAGTGAGGGACGCTTGCGAGTTTCTGCCGTTGCGCGAAATTCCTTTCGCATGTATGAAACGGTTTTTTCCGCCACGGGTTGAGCAGGACCACCAGGAGCACCTATTTGAACCGGGGTGGCGGCCCCAATGGTACCGCCATCGGCCATCGCAATAGTTTCCGCGGCAAGACTGATTAACGCTCCAGCGGAAATGGCTCGCTTGTTCACAAACGCAACCGTAGGCACTTTCGAATTGAGCAGAGCATCCCGAATCACTACCGCAGCATCCACCCGTCCCCCGAAGGTATTGATTTCCAGAACTACGGCCTTGGCATCTTCTTTCTCAGCCTCATTCAACACCCGCTGAATAAACGGAGCCAGGCCCAAATCAATGATCCCATCAACGGGAACCACATAGACAACTGGCTGTTGGGCGTAGACAGGACAGACCCAGACCCACAGAGCCAAGAAGAAGGCGACTACATCTGTCGTTGAGCACTTGCGAATGGTCACGAGAAACCTTTCCTGAATCCTTAAGATCCAGCCACAACTAAACTTCAATGGCAGGGATCAAGGACCATGCGGTTTGTGACGGAACCCAAGAAACTACCGTGCCCAAACCCAGTGGCACGTGAAAATAGGAAGGAAGCAACACGACTGGATCTCGGATACCCTTGCAGGAATCCGTTAGTTTTCTGAAAGGCCCTGGAGCAACTCCACGCAACCCGGCTGCCGAAGTTTACGTAAAGCC containing:
- the floA gene encoding flotillin-like protein FloA (flotillin-like protein involved in membrane lipid rafts), with amino-acid sequence MGAETQVFGSLGLLLVVLAGLGFLLFLIPIPLWIAAWASNAYVGLMTLIGMRLRRVPPGTIVNARISSAKAGLDISINDLEAHFLAGGDVERVVNAMISADKANIPMPFKRAAAIDLAGRDVLEAVQMSVLPKVIETPRITAVAMDGIQLIAVSRVTVRANIDRLVGGAGEETVIARVGEGMVSTIGSSPTHKAVLENPDNISKHILSKGLDAGTAFEILSIDIADVDVGQNIGAKLQIDQANADKQIAQAKAEERRAMAVALEQEMRARVVEAEAEVPKAMAEAFRQGNMGIMDYYRMKNVQADTAMRDSIAGDEEDQSSGPKS
- a CDS encoding nodulation protein NfeD, which codes for MTIRKCSTTDVVAFFLALWVWVCPVYAQQPVVYVVPVDGIIDLGLAPFIQRVLNEAEKEDAKAVVLEINTFGGRVDAAVVIRDALLNSKVPTVAFVNKRAISAGALISLAAETIAMADGGTIGAATPVQIGAPGGPAQPVAEKTVSYMRKEFRATAETRKRPSLIAEAMVDADVEIKDVIDKGKLLTLTTEEALKLKVADFQANTLELVLESRNLANATIRYASETWAETLVRFLTNPAVSSLLMTLGILGIIAEIRMPGFGIPGVLGITSLALFFWGHGLVRLAGLEEFLLVGLGVILVGIEVFLIPGFGIFGILGIAALVGGLGLSLVGAGATWEVVLDAIGQVSISLLVAIALSLVVLRVFPRLPFGKRLVLNKELGAKEGYESTPDTDRQWIGKQGTTVSDLHPSGIAHFNGQRVDVVSEGEFIQAGKWVEVVHVDGNRIVVRSCAEPPERGET